A genomic window from Sceloporus undulatus isolate JIND9_A2432 ecotype Alabama chromosome 9, SceUnd_v1.1, whole genome shotgun sequence includes:
- the LOC121915495 gene encoding uncharacterized protein LOC121915495, which yields MVRPNLWILPTQGILLLWLALHPGTWSPGISAELNGILGPALLSNSSGNRTELVVPLTCQSFQCSGERCYQEVAHGNSSAWEPCHNASHCELFRLNSTSYTAGCSSDCGNGSTSTERCMTNSSMRMELCIMECCDSPNCLRLNATAYGDLPSPTTPAATTTTTVATTTATTTTVAPRNGKVCGHFTCHGEGCYRGQKSSMSCSVGFDFCEMKKTGPHFVAGCSKACNRSGPACAAGSKAPCFQECCPARPKASCLRLDGGVHFNGAGRASIVSLVPLLAYAGAILSLTYALLFSVGPN from the exons ATGGTGCGGCCCAACCTCTGGATCCTTCCGACTCAAG GCATCCTCCTGCTCTGGCTTGCTCTGCATCCTGGCACCTGGAGCCCTGGCATCTCAGCAG AGCTTAACGGCATCTTGGGACCAGCTCTTCTCTCCAACAGCTCAGGGAACAGAACAGAGCTGGTGGTTCCA CTGACCTGCCAGAGCTTCCAGTGTTCTGGGGAGAGATGCTACCAGGAGGTGGCACATGGAAACAGCAGCGCATGGGAGCCCTGCCACAACGCTTCCCACTGTGAG ctgttccgcCTCAACAGCACCAGTTACACAGCTGGGTGCAGCAGCGACTGTGGGAATGGCAGCACCTCCACTGAGAGGTGCATGACCAACAGCAGCATGCGCATGGAGCTCTGCATCATGGAGTGCTGTGACTCCCCAAACTGCCTACGCCTCAATGCCACGGCCTATG GTGATCTGCCATCCCCAACCACCCCTGCtgccacaaccaccaccactgttgctaccaccactgccaccaccaccactgttgcTCCCAGAAAT GGGAAAGTGTGTGGCCACTTCACCTGTCACGGAGAAGGGTGCTACAGAGGCCAGAAGTCCTCCATGAGCTGCTCTGTGGGTTTTGATTTCTGTGAG aTGAAGAAGACTGGACCCCACTTTGTGGCCGGCTGCAGCAAAGCATGCAACAGGTCAGGGCCGGCCTGCGCTGCGGGATCCAAGGCcccctgcttccaggagtgctgcCCAGCCAGGCCCAAGGCCAGCTGCCTGAGGCTGGACGGCGGAGTCCACTTCAACGGGGCTGGCAGGGCGAGCATTGTATCCCTTGTCCCACTCCTGGCCTATGCAGGCGCCATCCTTAGCCTGACCTATGCCCTCTTGTTCTCCGTGGGGCCCAACTGA